The nucleotide sequence GCTTAGTAAAACTAGGCAAACCGCTCGCATTGTGATCGTGGGCGCGGGATCCGCTGGAATAGCTGCGGCCACCAGGCTTCTGGATCTCGGTTTCCGAAATGTGCTCCTCCTCGAGGCGGAAGATAGAATCGGCGGTCGCGTCCACACGATTCCCTTTGCCGATAACGTCGTCGACCTGGGCGCCCAGTGGTGCCATGGCGAGAAAGGAAATGTAGTATACGACAAGGTCAAGGACCTGAACCTCCTGGAGGTCACGGAACCGCACTATGAAACCTTTAGATGCGTTCGATCCAACAAAGAAGTCCTACCCGACGACCTAGCAGATCAACTGAAAACTATAGCTGATATGTCAATACCAGACCGGCAGGCAGAGCTCCTGGACTTCGAGGGTTCGTTGGGAGACTACATCAATATGAAGTACTGGAAGGAGCTGGCCAAGCTTCCGCCCATAGATCGTACCATTGCGGAGGAGTTCCTGGAGGTGTTTCACAAATTCGAAGCATCCGTGGAGGCagcggatcacctgtttgaaGTATCCGGAAAGGGTCACTTGGAGTACTGGCTATGCGAAGGCGAGCTGCTCCTCAATTGGAAGGACAAGGGATACAAAAGATTCCTCAAACTACTCATGAAAGCGCCAGAGGATCAGTCCGAAGATCTTGGTATCCTCAAGGATCATGTGCGGCTAAACAGACGTATTGCTGAGATTAACTGGAAAGGAGCTGATGAGCTTACCGTGCGTTGCTGGAATGGCGAGGTAATCACAGCGGATCATGTCATATGCACTGTTTCCTTGGGAGTTCTGAAGGAGCAGCATCCGAAACTTTTT is from Drosophila melanogaster chromosome 3L and encodes:
- the CG7460 gene encoding uncharacterized protein, isoform B is translated as MSSASLRLLSKTRQTARIVIVGAGSAGIAAATRLLDLGFRNVLLLEAEDRIGGRVHTIPFADNVVDLGAQWCHGEKGNVVYDKVKDLNLLEVTEPHYETFRCVRSNKEVLPDDLADQLKTIADMSIPDRQAELLDFEGSLGDYINMKYWKELAKLPPIDRTIAEEFLEVFHKFEASVEAADHLFEVSGKGHLEYWLCEGELLLNWKDKGYKRFLKLLMKAPEDQSEDLGILKDHVRLNRRIAEINWKGADELTVRCWNGEVITADHVICTVSLGVLKEQHPKLFVPALPAAKVRAIEGLKLGTVDKFFLEFENPPLPGDWPGFNCLWLKEDLEELRASELFWLESVFGFYPVSRQPRILQGWIIGPHARHMETLTEERVLEGLLWLFRKFLPFETAHPVRMLRTQWHANPNFRGSYTFRSTYTDALRTGAWDLEAPLQDVCGRPRLQFAGESTHKHFYSTVHGAVETGWREAERLHLYYRARTSQL